The following proteins are co-located in the Pyrobaculum calidifontis JCM 11548 genome:
- a CDS encoding helix-turn-helix domain-containing protein → MVQITPEERAGVIRCLVEELEYGISDIARAAGVSPAAVSQWHSGKNTPTADKLERLYQSLGEAMDRCLPELPLSQLDIAQAVNVIAKALRSKTRREHVIKELSGCSRACN, encoded by the coding sequence ATGGTACAGATAACCCCAGAGGAGAGGGCTGGCGTCATTAGATGTCTCGTAGAGGAACTGGAGTATGGCATTAGCGATATTGCACGGGCCGCCGGCGTCTCCCCAGCGGCAGTGAGCCAATGGCACTCTGGCAAAAACACCCCCACTGCGGACAAGTTGGAACGCCTATATCAATCTCTAGGAGAGGCCATGGACCGGTGTCTGCCGGAGCTCCCGCTCTCCCAGCTCGACATTGCCCAAGCCGTAAACGTCATAGCCAAGGCCCTGCGGAGCAAGACCCGGCGCGAGCACGTGATTAAGGAGCTGTCGGGTTGCTCCCGGGCCTGCAACTAG
- a CDS encoding AbrB/MazE/SpoVT family DNA-binding domain-containing protein, whose translation MEEYRVRVTKNFHIAIPAPIRDKLGLRAGDSLIVRLEGDRIIVEKPKGDVTALRIRLGQRVDWRLVEEAVAEAAERTTD comes from the coding sequence GTGGAGGAGTACAGAGTGAGGGTGACTAAGAATTTTCACATCGCAATCCCCGCGCCTATTAGGGATAAGCTTGGCTTGCGGGCAGGGGACAGCCTTATTGTGAGGCTTGAGGGAGACCGGATCATCGTTGAGAAGCCCAAGGGCGACGTCACAGCGTTGAGGATTAGGCTCGGCCAGAGAGTGGACTGGCGCCTCGTGGAAGAGGCCGTGGCAGAGGCCGCGGAGCGTACTACCGATTAG
- a CDS encoding ABC transporter substrate-binding protein yields MSRTGLIVSVVVILIILGVIVAWLASQGAPPATPTPAPTQTASPTPTPTPAPAKVKIRIWGPWSGAEYEYFKQVLDEYQRLNPNVEFEYVTRRAEDIAQILPTQLEARQAPADVIFTSFGWFVVEMAKRGHLVDLTNVVNEAEFVPGILDGVKYDGKIWAAPFTMSLKPGFWYRKSFFQRYGLSEPQTWDEFVQLLEKLKGVQGVKAPIASGDGVGWPLSDVTEAFIIAYAGPDVFKGLIDGSVKFTDPRVVAVFRDRLVPLLKKGYFGEPTEWTAAVQQWWNGEYGIYFMGTWILGMVDNPDDVGFFPMPETRGITGGTDYIFVPKYSPNVEAAVEFVKWLATKGQEVHASTKAGKVPSWLKADPNKIWPPLKAVYEKTVGKGMVLLPDLDDSVGGDWQKLFWDQLKLLWVQPDKWQDVVNTLAANFPAK; encoded by the coding sequence ATGAGCAGGACAGGTTTAATAGTAAGCGTGGTTGTAATACTGATAATTCTAGGCGTAATTGTTGCATGGCTTGCGTCACAGGGCGCGCCTCCGGCAACTCCCACGCCTGCCCCAACTCAAACTGCCTCTCCAACTCCTACTCCGACTCCTGCCCCGGCTAAGGTGAAGATTAGGATTTGGGGACCTTGGTCGGGGGCTGAGTATGAGTACTTTAAGCAAGTCCTCGACGAGTATCAGAGGCTTAATCCAAATGTGGAGTTTGAATATGTCACTAGGAGGGCTGAGGATATTGCCCAAATTCTGCCTACTCAGCTTGAGGCTAGGCAGGCGCCTGCCGATGTCATTTTCACGTCTTTTGGCTGGTTTGTGGTCGAGATGGCTAAGAGGGGCCACCTCGTGGATTTGACTAACGTTGTTAACGAGGCGGAGTTTGTGCCTGGGATTCTCGACGGCGTGAAGTACGACGGCAAGATCTGGGCCGCGCCTTTTACCATGTCGTTGAAGCCGGGCTTCTGGTATAGGAAGTCCTTCTTCCAGAGGTATGGCCTTTCTGAGCCGCAGACGTGGGATGAGTTTGTCCAGCTCTTGGAGAAGCTTAAGGGCGTGCAGGGCGTCAAGGCGCCCATTGCCTCTGGCGACGGAGTTGGGTGGCCTCTTTCCGACGTCACTGAGGCCTTTATAATAGCGTACGCTGGTCCCGACGTGTTTAAGGGGCTGATTGATGGCAGTGTAAAATTCACAGACCCCAGGGTTGTGGCCGTTTTTAGAGATAGGCTGGTGCCGCTTTTGAAGAAGGGATACTTTGGCGAGCCGACGGAGTGGACTGCGGCTGTGCAACAGTGGTGGAATGGGGAGTATGGCATCTACTTCATGGGCACTTGGATCTTGGGCATGGTGGATAACCCAGACGATGTGGGCTTCTTCCCCATGCCGGAGACTAGGGGGATAACTGGGGGCACTGACTACATATTTGTGCCAAAGTACTCTCCCAACGTGGAGGCGGCTGTGGAGTTTGTGAAGTGGCTCGCCACTAAGGGGCAGGAGGTCCACGCCTCTACTAAGGCTGGGAAGGTGCCGTCGTGGCTTAAGGCCGATCCCAACAAGATTTGGCCGCCTTTGAAGGCCGTGTATGAGAAGACTGTGGGCAAGGGCATGGTGCTTCTCCCCGACCTTGACGACAGCGTTGGCGGCGATTGGCAGAAGCTCTTCTGGGACCAGTTGAAGCTTCTGTGGGTGCAGCCTGACAAGTGGCAGGACGTTGTTAACACCTTGGCGGCTAACTTCCCCGCTAAATGA
- a CDS encoding carbohydrate ABC transporter permease — protein sequence MATFVYSFYTGGGFGFDNYAKVLTDTNPLRALVLPTLSGTPPWGALVHNVVWIAIHVPVVTVLGLLLAFVLKYYVVGSNVVKGVVFLGMVVPPAVSGLIIRFMFDRDIGLVPMFFSALGVKELAVTWIAYPGLALYALILGSVWVWLGFSVTIFAAALEAVPKSHIEAARVFGASSWQIFRRVVVPEVRPAIIIVVVMTVLWDMKIFDVVFASTGGGPGGATNVLALVMYNYFARLLDYYRSAAVAVILTLLVVPAIVVAIKRWL from the coding sequence GTGGCTACCTTTGTCTATAGCTTCTACACCGGCGGGGGGTTTGGCTTTGACAATTATGCGAAAGTTTTAACTGACACAAATCCGCTGAGGGCGTTGGTGTTGCCGACTCTCTCGGGCACGCCTCCTTGGGGGGCGCTGGTGCACAATGTGGTGTGGATCGCCATACACGTCCCCGTGGTCACTGTGCTGGGCCTCTTGTTGGCCTTTGTTCTTAAGTACTACGTGGTGGGTAGCAACGTGGTGAAGGGGGTGGTGTTTTTGGGTATGGTGGTGCCTCCGGCCGTCAGTGGGCTGATTATCAGATTTATGTTTGACAGGGATATCGGCCTAGTCCCAATGTTTTTCTCCGCGCTTGGGGTGAAAGAGCTGGCGGTGACGTGGATCGCCTATCCTGGCCTGGCCCTCTACGCGTTGATTCTGGGCTCGGTGTGGGTTTGGCTTGGGTTTTCTGTGACTATCTTCGCCGCGGCTCTCGAGGCTGTGCCTAAGAGCCACATAGAGGCGGCGAGGGTATTCGGCGCATCTAGTTGGCAGATCTTCCGCAGAGTTGTTGTGCCCGAGGTGCGGCCGGCGATTATCATTGTGGTGGTGATGACCGTGTTGTGGGACATGAAGATTTTCGACGTGGTTTTTGCCTCCACTGGCGGGGGGCCCGGCGGGGCCACCAACGTCTTGGCCCTGGTCATGTACAACTACTTTGCCAGACTTTTGGACTACTACCGGTCGGCGGCTGTGGCAGTAATATTGACTTTGCTCGTGGTCCCCGCCATTGTCGTGGCCATTAAGAGGTGGCTATGA
- a CDS encoding carbohydrate ABC transporter permease — MKRLYLALLNAAVWLFAVLWTLPFVGLLMLSLLPYSEVVTKGWLRLPEPGSVTLKNYVEALFNPLYDLAAGFRNSLIVASASTAIALGAAALLAYAFVNLPFPMKTFIFTLIIFVMMAPQQISVVPLFFLYNWLDQSLGPYGVKFYDSLLGIILLHSAWGTAWATFFLRNYFALIPRSLVEAAKVDGARDWAIFRRVVLPLAKPGIVAAALLQYTWVWNDLFYALVFLSSPFNQVITQKVVFLKGEYHVDWGLLSAGSVVTMLTPLVLYVVFNKYFVRGVAGWGVKR, encoded by the coding sequence ATGAAGAGGCTCTACTTGGCGCTGTTGAACGCGGCCGTTTGGCTATTCGCCGTTTTGTGGACTTTGCCCTTCGTGGGCTTACTCATGCTCTCCCTGCTCCCGTACAGCGAAGTTGTGACAAAGGGGTGGCTTAGGTTGCCGGAGCCGGGGAGTGTTACGTTGAAGAACTACGTCGAGGCATTGTTTAACCCTCTTTATGACCTCGCCGCGGGGTTTAGGAACTCGCTTATTGTTGCCTCTGCGTCTACGGCCATTGCGCTGGGCGCGGCGGCGCTGTTGGCATACGCCTTTGTCAATCTGCCGTTTCCTATGAAGACTTTTATATTTACCTTGATAATCTTTGTAATGATGGCCCCGCAGCAGATCTCGGTGGTGCCCTTGTTCTTTCTCTATAACTGGCTGGATCAAAGCCTTGGGCCATACGGCGTCAAGTTCTACGACTCTCTGCTGGGCATAATTCTGCTTCACAGCGCGTGGGGCACTGCCTGGGCCACCTTCTTCTTGCGCAACTACTTCGCCCTTATCCCAAGGAGCCTTGTAGAGGCGGCGAAGGTGGACGGGGCCAGGGACTGGGCTATCTTCCGCAGGGTGGTGCTCCCATTGGCTAAGCCCGGCATCGTGGCCGCAGCTCTGCTACAGTACACATGGGTTTGGAACGACCTCTTCTACGCCTTGGTCTTCCTCTCCTCGCCCTTTAACCAGGTGATTACTCAGAAGGTGGTGTTTCTCAAGGGCGAGTACCACGTGGATTGGGGCCTTCTCTCCGCGGGCTCTGTTGTCACAATGCTCACGCCGCTTGTCTTATACGTGGTGTTTAACAAGTACTTTGTGAGAGGCGTCGCCGGGTGGGGGGTGAAGCGATGA
- a CDS encoding ABC transporter ATP-binding protein — protein sequence MTFVVLDRVTKRFGNVVAVDNVSLEVKKGEFVVFLGPSGCGKTTTLRIIAGLERPTSGRVYIDGVDVTDLEPGERDVAMVFQDYAIYPHMTVFQNIAFPLEVNKKKLRLTPRDIRERVERVAKMLQIDHLLNRKASQLSGGQQQRVALARALVREPKVWLMDEPLSNLDALIRLQVRAELKRLQRDLGITTIYVTHDQVEALTLADRIAVMNAGRVVQYAPPGEIYDEPQHMFVATFVGNPPMNVLKCTPAGEVLKCPGFELRNPGVSQPVYFGIRPEYIEWSPKHVEGAVKGVVYVVEPIGSEYIINVTLGNTLIKVKTFREVALRPGDEIYLRFNLRKAKIFDEATGKLLLSAVESATLGGAL from the coding sequence ATGACGTTCGTCGTATTGGACAGGGTCACCAAGCGGTTTGGAAACGTCGTGGCAGTGGACAACGTCTCGCTTGAGGTGAAGAAGGGGGAGTTCGTCGTATTTCTGGGGCCCTCTGGGTGTGGGAAAACGACTACGCTCAGAATTATAGCTGGCCTAGAGAGGCCGACTAGCGGCCGAGTCTACATCGACGGTGTGGATGTCACCGATTTAGAGCCGGGAGAACGCGATGTGGCTATGGTCTTCCAAGACTACGCCATTTACCCCCACATGACGGTTTTTCAGAACATAGCCTTCCCCCTCGAGGTTAATAAGAAGAAGCTCCGCCTCACGCCTAGGGACATTAGAGAGCGGGTGGAGCGGGTGGCCAAGATGTTGCAGATTGACCATCTGCTGAATAGGAAGGCTTCCCAGCTGAGCGGGGGGCAACAGCAGAGGGTGGCGCTGGCGAGGGCCTTGGTTAGAGAGCCCAAGGTGTGGCTTATGGACGAGCCTCTCTCAAACCTAGACGCGTTGATTAGGCTCCAGGTCAGGGCTGAGTTAAAGAGGCTACAGAGGGACCTTGGCATTACCACTATCTACGTCACTCACGACCAAGTGGAGGCCTTGACTCTCGCCGACAGAATCGCGGTGATGAACGCTGGGCGAGTGGTGCAGTACGCCCCGCCGGGGGAGATTTACGACGAGCCTCAGCACATGTTTGTGGCAACTTTCGTGGGCAACCCGCCGATGAACGTTCTCAAGTGCACTCCCGCCGGCGAAGTGCTTAAGTGCCCTGGCTTTGAGCTAAGGAACCCCGGCGTGAGCCAGCCGGTCTACTTCGGCATTCGTCCGGAGTACATAGAGTGGTCCCCCAAGCATGTGGAGGGCGCGGTCAAGGGCGTGGTGTATGTAGTAGAGCCCATAGGCTCAGAGTACATCATAAATGTGACTCTGGGGAACACCTTGATAAAGGTAAAGACGTTTAGAGAGGTCGCGCTGAGGCCAGGCGATGAGATATACCTAAGGTTTAACTTAAGAAAGGCCAAGATCTTTGACGAAGCCACTGGTAAGCTTCTCTTGTCCGCGGTTGAGTCGGCTACACTCGGTGGCGCTTTGTGA
- a CDS encoding glycosyltransferase, producing the protein MIEKYAEFVGEQEIDAIYKLAQRLSDLSILHVNSTAAGGGVAEILQRMIPLMRELGLRADWKVIRGDEEFFTATKTFHNALQMGKAVEVPPHLYQVYEKWQEINANELDLDYDVVFIHDPQPAGLVKYRKRGWWIWRCHIDLSTPHPEVWTFLRRYVSQYHAAIFHIPEFARDDLEIPQLAIPPSIDPLSPKNREIPHTTVERVLKKFDVDPERPLLLQVSRFDWAKDPLGVIQAYKYAKRHVPDLQLVYLGSPAHDDPEGEAVYRETVKAAGGDKDIHLLMLPPDSHLEVNAFQRAADVVMQKSIREGFGLTVSEALWKKKPVIGGRAGGIKIQVIHGVTGFLATTPRTAAHYTVFLLREPKIREEMGRAGREHVRRNFLITHQLRRYLMAIAFVTKRHRV; encoded by the coding sequence ATGATTGAGAAATACGCCGAGTTCGTGGGAGAGCAGGAGATAGACGCCATATACAAGCTGGCCCAGAGGCTGAGCGACTTATCCATACTCCACGTCAACTCCACTGCCGCGGGGGGCGGCGTCGCGGAGATCCTGCAACGGATGATCCCCCTCATGAGAGAGCTGGGGCTACGCGCCGACTGGAAGGTGATAAGGGGAGACGAGGAGTTTTTCACCGCCACCAAGACCTTCCACAACGCCCTCCAAATGGGGAAGGCGGTGGAGGTTCCGCCCCACCTATACCAGGTGTATGAGAAGTGGCAGGAGATAAACGCCAACGAGCTCGACTTAGACTACGACGTGGTGTTCATCCACGACCCCCAGCCGGCCGGCCTCGTCAAGTATAGGAAGAGGGGCTGGTGGATATGGCGCTGCCACATCGACTTGTCCACCCCCCACCCAGAGGTGTGGACGTTCCTAAGGCGCTACGTCTCGCAGTACCACGCCGCCATCTTCCACATACCCGAATTCGCCAGAGACGACCTAGAAATACCACAGCTCGCAATACCCCCCTCCATAGACCCCCTCAGCCCCAAGAACCGCGAAATCCCCCACACCACAGTGGAGAGGGTGTTGAAGAAATTCGACGTAGACCCCGAGAGGCCCCTCCTCCTACAAGTCTCCCGCTTCGACTGGGCCAAGGACCCCCTCGGCGTCATACAGGCGTACAAATACGCCAAGCGCCACGTGCCAGACCTCCAGCTGGTCTACCTGGGGAGCCCAGCCCACGACGACCCAGAGGGCGAGGCCGTGTACAGAGAGACAGTCAAGGCGGCGGGAGGCGACAAAGACATACACCTCCTCATGCTACCCCCCGACAGCCACCTAGAGGTAAACGCCTTTCAACGCGCCGCCGACGTAGTAATGCAGAAGTCCATAAGAGAGGGCTTCGGCCTAACAGTAAGCGAGGCCCTGTGGAAAAAGAAGCCTGTAATAGGCGGGAGAGCCGGGGGGATAAAAATACAAGTAATCCACGGCGTCACCGGCTTTTTAGCCACCACGCCCCGCACGGCGGCTCACTACACGGTGTTCCTACTCCGTGAGCCCAAGATAAGGGAGGAGATGGGGAGGGCTGGGAGAGAACACGTGAGAAGAAACTTCCTAATCACCCACCAGCTCAGGCGCTACCTAATGGCCATCGCCTTCGTCACAAAGCGCCACCGAGTGTAG
- a CDS encoding mechanosensitive ion channel family protein, with translation MDIWTYLFHVVAAVAVVAVGFVLGRVVKRLLERGLARLGFNDWFRNFNIGRALLRSGYTAGEFFGSLTAWLIYITSILLAVAYLGFAFDSPWLYRWALDMVNVYVYGFVKFFVIALVGFILVDGFVEYIYKGAIFRVESVIGPVAEYIRIILYLVVITFALEQGGINVATLSAMLTPITWGLAVAVVAVLVLEALKRK, from the coding sequence ATGGACATTTGGACCTATCTCTTCCATGTAGTTGCCGCGGTGGCTGTAGTGGCGGTGGGGTTTGTCTTGGGGAGAGTGGTGAAGAGGCTTCTGGAGCGGGGGCTGGCTAGGCTCGGCTTTAATGACTGGTTTAGAAATTTCAATATTGGCAGGGCGCTTCTCCGCTCCGGCTACACGGCGGGCGAGTTCTTCGGCTCCCTCACGGCGTGGCTTATCTACATAACGTCCATCTTGCTGGCCGTCGCCTACCTGGGCTTTGCCTTTGACAGCCCGTGGCTCTACCGGTGGGCCCTCGACATGGTCAACGTCTACGTGTATGGGTTTGTGAAATTCTTCGTCATTGCCCTCGTGGGCTTTATCCTCGTGGACGGGTTTGTTGAGTACATTTACAAGGGGGCCATCTTTAGGGTGGAGTCCGTCATAGGCCCCGTGGCTGAGTACATCAGGATTATCCTCTACCTCGTGGTAATAACCTTCGCCCTTGAGCAAGGGGGGATAAACGTCGCCACCCTCAGCGCAATGCTTACGCCGATAACCTGGGGCCTCGCCGTGGCAGTAGTGGCGGTGCTGGTGCTGGAGGCTCTTAAGAGGAAATGA
- a CDS encoding glycosyltransferase, with protein sequence MNIAVVAPETSAWEDEYRAGVILVKALARLGHRAWLVASIFHEGRPAVDPDTVEKSVDGFVEVERDPSGVPAIRVLSARPLLPGGRASLRSFAKVLMSLEERLGLDAVVVLSSFWNGPEEVAKWAAVRRALVEAGETSKRAAFVYVPLYFPRTSRLGPLERTSRAMWASVALPEVLRTADGVVVCCRAEAEELRRAKRIVESAAWVDPDVAEAVATARPLDVEGFDHVVAYVGPLEEERNVKALVKLADRLAGVAAVAVAGAGSWEERLRREAARRRNLLVLGPLSLGELAGLMTKATAAVDFSFYEPAAFRAQEFLYAGVPVAASPGSKAAWYISDGVEGIHLRNPDDVEAAARWVAELARRPEVWEEMKKRARARGEGLVAIATAKAVAKLAEEILTGGSRAP encoded by the coding sequence ATGAACATAGCCGTAGTGGCGCCTGAGACCTCCGCGTGGGAGGACGAGTACAGGGCCGGCGTCATCCTCGTCAAGGCCCTCGCCCGGCTGGGCCACAGGGCGTGGCTCGTGGCCAGCATATTCCACGAGGGGAGACCCGCCGTGGACCCCGACACGGTGGAAAAGAGCGTGGATGGGTTTGTGGAAGTGGAGAGGGACCCCTCCGGCGTGCCCGCCATACGGGTCTTGAGCGCCAGGCCCCTCCTCCCCGGGGGCAGGGCCTCGCTTAGGAGCTTCGCCAAGGTGCTCATGTCTCTTGAAGAGAGGCTGGGACTAGACGCGGTGGTTGTTCTGTCGAGTTTTTGGAATGGCCCCGAGGAGGTTGCCAAGTGGGCCGCCGTGAGGAGGGCCCTGGTAGAGGCTGGCGAGACCTCGAAGAGGGCCGCCTTTGTCTACGTGCCCCTGTACTTTCCCAGGACGAGCCGCCTGGGTCCCCTCGAGAGGACTTCGAGGGCCATGTGGGCCTCCGTGGCTCTGCCAGAGGTTCTACGCACCGCAGACGGCGTGGTAGTCTGCTGTAGAGCTGAGGCGGAGGAGCTTAGGCGCGCGAAAAGGATCGTGGAGAGCGCGGCGTGGGTCGACCCAGACGTGGCCGAGGCCGTCGCCACTGCGAGGCCTCTAGACGTGGAGGGCTTTGACCACGTGGTGGCATACGTGGGCCCTCTAGAGGAGGAGAGGAACGTGAAGGCTTTGGTTAAGCTGGCCGACAGACTGGCCGGCGTGGCTGCGGTCGCAGTGGCGGGCGCGGGGAGCTGGGAAGAGAGACTTAGGAGGGAGGCGGCTAGGCGTAGGAACCTCCTAGTGCTTGGCCCCCTCTCGCTGGGGGAGCTGGCCGGCCTCATGACGAAGGCCACGGCGGCCGTTGACTTTTCCTTTTACGAGCCGGCGGCTTTTAGGGCCCAAGAGTTTCTCTACGCTGGCGTCCCGGTGGCGGCATCGCCGGGATCAAAGGCGGCGTGGTATATCTCAGACGGCGTAGAGGGGATCCACTTGAGGAATCCCGACGACGTCGAAGCTGCGGCGCGCTGGGTCGCAGAGTTGGCAAGGCGGCCGGAAGTGTGGGAAGAAATGAAGAAGAGGGCCAGGGCGCGGGGGGAGGGCCTCGTGGCCATTGCCACTGCTAAGGCTGTGGCGAAGTTGGCCGAAGAGATTTTGACAGGCGGGTCAAGAGCTCCCTAA
- a CDS encoding bifunctional alpha,alpha-trehalose-phosphate synthase (UDP-forming)/trehalose-phosphatase translates to MRSSGGNVKLVIVSNRLPVSVVQRDGAYEIREAVGGLATAVRSFLRAVEGGKALGLSEVVWVGWSGLRAEAETEEVRGRLREMGLVTVPLAGEEVNLFYEGFCNSTLWPLFHGLIVYTVFEGRFWDAYVRVNQKFAEVVLPLVEPGDIVWVHDYHLMLLPAIIRDAAPDAAVGFFLHIPFPPAEVFQLMPPPWRSAILDGVLGADLVGFHVHEYVNNFLRSVAKFLGYKAEAGAVYAGRRKVKVGAFPISIDFDFFYNSSLREDVAAMIKEFRQRLRGLKIVFSIDRLDYTKGNLNRLRAWERFLKENPEWRGKATFIMVVTPSRTGVPQYEAMKREIEREVGRINGELGEVDWTPVVYIYRFIPTPTLLALYNVADVALITPLRDGMNLVAKEYVASRRNCTGVLILSETAGAAHELLQALIVNPNDEGGVAAAIKRALTMSEEEQCRRIEAMQERIRQHDVVRWAVDFIHALAEAHLEAQEAAQPAAAPVDGKTAESIAAAFSAAARRLLLLDYDGTLVPHYPYAYQAVPDAELLALLRELAAHPETHVAVVSGRGKEFLEAWLGNLPIYIVAEHGAFIRHSDGNWVQIFPFDTEWKAAVRRVMEEFAELAPGSYVEEKQSSIAWHYRNVEPEVGEAIAARLIEALGGLLAGTTAAVLKGNKVVEVRPAGVNKGAAARLLVEKLNPDFVLAAGDDATDEDMFKALPPTAYTVKVGRGETAAKYYVPSYKRLRELLTRLSKSLRPTSPQP, encoded by the coding sequence ATGCGTTCAAGTGGGGGGAACGTGAAGCTTGTTATTGTATCTAACCGCCTCCCCGTGTCCGTAGTGCAGAGAGATGGGGCGTATGAGATTAGGGAGGCCGTGGGGGGCTTGGCCACGGCGGTGCGCTCTTTTCTCCGCGCAGTGGAGGGGGGTAAGGCGCTTGGCCTCTCGGAGGTGGTGTGGGTGGGGTGGTCGGGGTTGAGGGCTGAGGCGGAGACGGAGGAGGTGCGGGGCAGGCTGAGGGAGATGGGGCTTGTGACTGTGCCGCTTGCGGGGGAGGAGGTGAACCTCTTCTACGAGGGGTTTTGCAACTCCACTCTCTGGCCCCTCTTCCACGGCCTTATCGTGTATACCGTCTTTGAGGGGAGGTTTTGGGACGCCTATGTTAGAGTCAACCAGAAGTTTGCAGAGGTCGTCCTGCCCCTCGTGGAGCCTGGGGACATAGTCTGGGTGCACGACTACCACTTAATGCTCCTGCCGGCCATCATCCGCGACGCGGCCCCCGACGCGGCCGTCGGCTTCTTTCTCCACATACCCTTCCCGCCGGCGGAGGTCTTCCAGCTCATGCCACCGCCGTGGAGGTCGGCAATACTCGACGGAGTGCTGGGGGCAGACCTCGTGGGGTTCCACGTCCACGAGTACGTTAACAACTTCTTGAGGTCCGTGGCCAAGTTCCTGGGCTACAAGGCCGAGGCCGGCGCCGTATACGCCGGGAGGAGGAAGGTGAAAGTGGGGGCCTTCCCCATAAGCATAGACTTCGACTTCTTCTACAACTCCTCTCTGCGCGAAGACGTGGCGGCGATGATAAAGGAGTTTAGGCAGAGGCTAAGGGGGCTGAAGATAGTGTTTTCAATAGACAGGCTGGACTACACCAAGGGCAATTTAAATAGGCTCAGGGCGTGGGAGAGGTTTCTGAAGGAGAACCCCGAGTGGAGGGGCAAGGCCACTTTCATCATGGTGGTTACGCCGTCTAGAACCGGCGTGCCGCAGTACGAGGCCATGAAGAGGGAGATTGAGCGAGAAGTGGGGAGGATAAACGGGGAACTCGGCGAAGTGGACTGGACCCCAGTGGTGTACATCTACCGCTTTATCCCCACCCCCACGCTACTCGCCTTGTACAACGTGGCAGACGTGGCGCTGATAACCCCCCTGAGAGATGGCATGAATCTAGTGGCCAAGGAATACGTGGCGTCGAGGAGGAACTGCACAGGCGTCTTAATACTCAGCGAGACGGCGGGGGCAGCCCACGAGTTGCTCCAAGCGCTTATTGTAAACCCAAACGACGAGGGCGGCGTAGCCGCCGCAATAAAGCGGGCGCTCACCATGAGCGAAGAGGAGCAGTGTAGGCGGATAGAGGCGATGCAGGAGCGCATTAGGCAACACGACGTGGTGAGATGGGCAGTCGACTTCATCCACGCCCTGGCCGAGGCCCACCTAGAGGCCCAAGAGGCCGCCCAGCCCGCCGCGGCGCCCGTGGACGGAAAAACCGCCGAGTCCATCGCCGCCGCCTTCTCTGCGGCCGCCCGTCGCCTCCTACTGCTCGACTACGACGGGACGCTGGTGCCCCACTACCCCTACGCCTATCAAGCAGTGCCCGACGCAGAGCTCCTAGCCCTCTTAAGAGAGCTAGCGGCGCACCCCGAGACACATGTGGCCGTGGTCAGCGGGAGGGGGAAGGAGTTTCTAGAGGCTTGGCTGGGCAATCTGCCGATATACATTGTGGCCGAGCACGGCGCGTTTATAAGACACAGCGATGGGAACTGGGTGCAGATTTTCCCATTTGACACAGAGTGGAAGGCCGCCGTTAGACGCGTCATGGAGGAGTTCGCAGAGCTGGCTCCGGGGTCCTACGTGGAGGAGAAGCAGTCCTCCATAGCGTGGCACTATAGAAATGTAGAGCCAGAGGTGGGGGAGGCCATTGCGGCGAGGCTCATAGAAGCCCTCGGGGGACTCCTCGCGGGGACAACCGCTGCAGTTTTAAAGGGTAACAAGGTAGTGGAGGTAAGGCCGGCAGGCGTGAACAAGGGGGCTGCGGCCAGGCTGTTGGTGGAGAAGCTAAACCCCGACTTTGTACTCGCGGCGGGCGACGACGCCACAGACGAGGATATGTTCAAGGCGTTGCCCCCCACGGCGTACACCGTCAAAGTGGGGAGGGGCGAGACGGCGGCCAAGTACTACGTCCCTTCCTACAAAAGGCTTAGGGAGCTCTTGACCCGCCTGTCAAAATCTCTTCGGCCAACTTCGCCACAGCCTTAG
- a CDS encoding class I SAM-dependent methyltransferase — translation MEIERFDERTAAFYEWLVKLRVFDWAYSAAAKAVAKVAKPGGRVLEIGPGTGALMKRLEAAGYRVVGVDISPPMLKYARKRGAGDPLAGASFALPLRGAAFDAAVALFTLHHWGPHGPSADEVKRALRPGAYFVAIEVDKARMPLVGSHGCTQRCLEEVLSDFDVVVERRFPLLVAYAKTR, via the coding sequence ATGGAGATTGAGCGCTTCGACGAGAGGACCGCCGCGTTCTACGAGTGGCTGGTGAAGCTCCGGGTCTTCGACTGGGCATACTCCGCCGCCGCCAAGGCCGTGGCCAAGGTGGCCAAGCCGGGCGGGCGCGTGTTGGAGATTGGGCCAGGCACCGGGGCCCTTATGAAGCGGCTAGAGGCCGCCGGGTACCGCGTAGTGGGCGTAGACATCTCGCCGCCAATGCTCAAATACGCCAGGAAGAGGGGGGCGGGGGACCCCCTCGCCGGCGCCAGCTTCGCCCTGCCGCTGAGGGGGGCCGCCTTCGACGCCGCCGTCGCCCTCTTCACGCTACACCACTGGGGCCCCCACGGCCCCTCCGCGGACGAGGTAAAGAGAGCCCTCAGGCCTGGGGCCTACTTCGTGGCCATAGAGGTGGACAAAGCGAGGATGCCCCTAGTGGGTAGCCACGGCTGTACACAGAGGTGTCTAGAGGAGGTATTGTCGGATTTCGACGTGGTGGTGGAGAGGAGGTTCCCGCTCCTAGTGGCCTACGCCAAGACGCGCTAG